The Musa acuminata AAA Group cultivar baxijiao chromosome BXJ2-2, Cavendish_Baxijiao_AAA, whole genome shotgun sequence genome has a segment encoding these proteins:
- the LOC135604990 gene encoding glucan endo-1,3-beta-glucosidase, acidic-like: MRLLPVMKQLLQFLSETESPLMVNTNPFDTYVDNPLKVALNYVLFGVNKALFHDDCKAYSNLFDATVDALVAAMQKQGFPKIPVLVTATGWPTKGKTAATPEKAAAYAQGIIDKVVKGVGTPMRPRDTVEVFSSNLFDQNKKEGKEYEKHFVIFNVDGNRILKISFVP; encoded by the coding sequence ATGCGCCTGCTCCCCGTCATGAAGCAGTTGCTGCAGTTCTTGTCGGAGACCGAGTCGCCGCTCATGGTGAACACGAACCCATTCGACACCTACGTCGACAACCCTCTCAAGGTGGCACTCAACTACGTGCTTTTCGGCGTGAACAAGGCGTTGTTCCATGACGACTGCAAGGCGTACTCCAACCTGTTCGACGCCACCGTGGATGCGCTGGTGGCGGCAATGCAGAAGCAGGGGTTTCCCAAGATACCGGTGCTGGTGACGGCCACGGGATGGCCGACCAAGGGGAAAACCGCTGCCACGCCGGAAAAGGCAGCGGCTTACGCCCAAGGAATCATCGACAAGGTGGTGAAGGGGGTCGGCACGCCGATGAGGCCACGTGACACGGTGGAGGTGTTCTCGTCCAATCTGTTCGACCAGAACAAGAAGGAGGGCAAAGAGTACGAGAAGCATTTCGTCATCTTCAATGTCGATGGAAACCGCATCCTCAAGATCAGCTTCGTGCCGTAG